DNA from Ignavibacteriales bacterium:
CAATTCTAGGATGAGTAAAATCCACATCTGGTGTATGATATGGTCTCGAACCGGTTGCAATAATAAATGAATCTGCAAAGTAAATCTTTTTCAATCCGGATGATTCTGTAACTTCAACCGAGTTTGAATTTAGAAATTTGGCTCTCCCGATAATTAGATCTACACAATTTCTGGTATAAAAACCATGCCTTAATTCAACTTGACTATTTATAACCGATGCGGTTTGTTTCAACAGTTCTTGATAAGTAGCGCCTTCAAATTTATTACTATCATATAATATCTGGCTGGCATGTCTAAGCGCTTTACTTGGAATAGTTCCTTTATGAGTGTTGCTTCCTCCTACGAGCGAAAATTCTTCGCACACTGCAACTTTTTTTCCCTCTTTAGCGCAAGTCATTGCAGCGCCTTCACCGCCGGGACCGCTTCCAATAATTATAACATCGTATTTATTTTCCATAATGATTATACCGATCAGAATAGTGAATAATTAAACCAGTGTTACTCAGCTCAATCAAATTTTAAAATAACAGACTTTCTTTCTCGTTCGGAAAGTTCGTCGGATTTGCTTGTTGACTTAAATAAATCAAATAAATTGTTTACTGGTTCTTCTTTTTCTTCAACTGAATTCAAGTTTTGCGTGTCATTATTTATTTTAATTGCGCTGGCGGATTCCTTATTTATTGCGTCCTTAATAATTTGATTATCTGCGTTCGGAATCCCTAGAGCTTGTTTCAAGAGGTCAATTATTTCTTCTCTAAATACCTGTACATTAGCCGCATCCGGAGTTTTGGGCATTGATAAATTTTGTTTGCCAAGATTTATATCCTCGGCAATCTTGTCAACATTAGTTATTGCTTCAACTTTCGGATTCCGGTCTTCAATTGTTCTCATTTTAATTTCATCGGCATCTTTTGAAACTTTGTGAGCATCTGCTTCTTCTTCAATGAATGAATCATCAAATGCGAAAATCGCATCGGCATAGATTTTATCATTCTGACTTTGAGCTTCAACGGCTTTAAGATCAAAGCTATACACTTCGGCAAAATTCGGTTCAGTTTCCTTTTTAGTTAGAGACGTTAACCCAACTTGTTGAATCTTGAAACGGAATTCAGACGGATCTAAATCGAAACGAAGATGCCGTAAATCTTTAATTGCAAAAACCGGGTCGAAATAGATCAGTTCTATCTTTCCGTTAATTTGTATGAAGTAGCCATACTTAGTTGAATATGCATCAAGACTGTTAACGTTTGTAAGAAGGCGATAGATAATTAGGTTTTTCGGTGAAGGATCTTTTATAAAAGCACAAACATCAAAGTAACTAATACGCCTTGGGCTTTTAATCTTTTCATTTTTATAAATTATCTTAAAGCTATCATTAAAGTTGAACATGTTTTGAGAGTAGATCAAAACATCATTTTTACGAAGATCTAGAGTTTCTAAAAGCATTATAATAGTGTTTAGTTTTGAGTGATCAGTTTTTATTGTTTTGCGTTAATATTAGATTATTCTTAGTACTTTTTACAATTGCAGTTAGCATTTTTATTAATGCATTAATATCAATCAAATATTTTTCGTAATCATATTTCACAAATTGACTTTTATGTAATAGTTTCAACCAATAATCATTCTCTCTTGCTTCCTTTGCAGCTATAGACATTTTATTCAAAAAATCTTTTTTTGAAGCCGCCGCCTGAGCTTCATTAACATTTACTCCGATACTCGTAGCAGTTTTTAATAACTGTTTAGATATAATAAATTCTGAATTTCTTATTAGTTCTTTATACAATTCCATTATTTCTAAGGCAAAATTAAAACCCTTCTCAGTTACTCTACCTTTCCCATCTTCGATTATTTTGCCTCCCGCTAAAAACAGATAACCATAATCTTATCTATGATCTCTAACAACTAAAAACTGCTCTCATTACGCCCAACGGATTAATCCAAGTTCAAATTGATTGATCAGCAATGGATGCTTAGGCAGCAAGCGCAATGTAAATCCAAATTGACCGGTGTCTTTGCAATTTATCTCGCCGCGGTAAATATATTTTGTTGATTTACTTTTCTTAATTACATGAGACATATTGACTTTCAATTTTGTACCGTCAACTCCATCGTCAACTTTACCAAAATAGATCTGAACATCAACATCATCAGGAGTCAAGTCTCCTAATTCTACTTCGGCGAGTATAGGATATTTCAGACCTACTTTGAGGTCGCCATTCT
Protein-coding regions in this window:
- a CDS encoding four helix bundle protein; this translates as MEDGKGRVTEKGFNFALEIMELYKELIRNSEFIISKQLLKTATSIGVNVNEAQAAASKKDFLNKMSIAAKEARENDYWLKLLHKSQFVKYDYEKYLIDINALIKMLTAIVKSTKNNLILTQNNKN